From the Anopheles coustani chromosome X, idAnoCousDA_361_x.2, whole genome shotgun sequence genome, one window contains:
- the LOC131269122 gene encoding uncharacterized protein LOC131269122 yields MATLFCGVRLLLNRSNLFANSRRHGYIVLVPEIGEDLPEKNPLSSLHGLPEFNNVTIEKCVGAIGQQAIAVEKSVRTLEERLAQSDDIDGVVKDIILPLEAKSAPLETTWGIAKTLYLGNSSRMPTKSYMTIHERARGAWRAKFNSLPIYRALKGALEPEPKQSPEEGDKKRPVLDSELTGEERRLLQKYVLEARLSGIEVQGPAKAELNEILDRLAKERTQFQNKRNVAVKKFQQVIQDPAIMKEFPPTLLQSLAADPSQAMKGPWKITLQPAVAHSFLEYCSDRTHRWNLWQADTRKCSIHTDKSLENSSHLESIRALRKRQAKLLGYESYVHMSMETKMAGSIEAVRNVLDELHRYARPAADHELTMLERFANEHGCRTALDIYDVPYWKRRHLASVHQFDQEALKDYFPLPKVLGGLFQLAEHLFGVRIEERVGVDVWHEDVRFYDIYEARGGGGTKEPIAGFYTDFYSREDEKTAVPENTGWMVGIVNRSVALDAPPLAALIGNFPAPLYGKPSLLTLDDVQMLFKQFGRGLQHLLTTCQYSDVAGLSNIEWDAVEVCGHVFTHFLHDGATLRSISSHYTNDDPLPEACVEAIQRRRTHLAGYRLCRELYHANLDLQLHLTSDYWLDVMRSLYPAYHQFPLDRKDAHACSLLPIVSGDWGAAYYGHVWSRMIAADVYSAFAEAKEPAARQEVGLRFRDTFLSLGGGCHPGEVFRRFRGRDPSPTALLQTLSIYKQQPHGGSGAGPSSVGTSAGSKPEP; encoded by the exons ATGGCCACATTATTCTGCGGAGTGCGCCTGCTGCTGAACCGGTCGAACTTGTTCGCCAACTCCCGGCGACATGGATACATTGTGCT GGTACCGGAAATCGGCGAGGATCTGCCAGAGAAGAACCCGCTGTCGAGTTTACACGGTTTGCCGGAGTTCAACAATGTTACCATCGAAAAATGTGTTGGTGCCATCGGTCAGCAGGCGATAGCGGTGGAGAAGAGTGTCCGTACGCTGGAGGAACGGCTAGCGCAGAGCGACGACATCGATGGCGTGGTGAAGGACATCATTCTGCCGCTCGAGGCGAAAAGTGCACCGCTGGAAACGACGTGGGGCATCGCGAAGACGCTCTATCTGGGCAATAGCTCGCGGATGCCGACGAAAAGCTACATGACGATCCACGAGCGGGCCCGCGGTGCGTGGAGGGCAAAGTTCAACAGCCTACCTATTTACCGGGCGCTCAAGGGGGCGCTAGAACCCGAGCCGAAACAGTCGCCGGAGGAGGGCGATAAGAAGCGCCCGGTGTTGGACAGTGAGTTGACCGGCGAGGAGCGCCGTTTGTTGCAGAAGTATGTGCTGGAGGCAAGGCTGAGCGGGATCGAGGTGCAAGGGCCGGCGAAGGCCGAACTGAACGAGATTCTTGATCGGCTCGCGAAAGAGCGTACCCAGTTTCAGAACAAACGAAACGTGGCGGTTAAGAAATTCCAGCAGGTCATACAGGATCCGGCGATAATGAAGGAGTTTCCACCGACGTTGCTGCAATCGCTGGCAGCCGATCCCAGCCAGGCTATGAAGGGACCGTGGAAGATAACGCTGCAACCGGCGGTGGCACACAGTTTCCTCGAGTACTGCTCCGATCGAACGCACCGCTGGAACCTCTGGCAAGCGGACACGCGCAAATGCTCCATCCACACGGACAAATCGCTCGAAAATAGTTCTCATCTGGAGTCGATCCGCGCGCTGCGCAAACGGCAGGCGAAGCTGCTCGGCTACGAAAGCTACGTGCACATGTCGATGGAGACGAAAATGGCCGGCTCGATCGaggcggtacggaacgtgctGGACGAGCTGCATCGGTACGCGCGGCCAGCGGCCGACCACGAGCTGACGATGCTGGAGCGTTTCGCCAACGAGCACGGGTGCCGTACCGCGCTCGACATCTACGACGTGCCATACTGGAAGCGGCGACACCTTGCCAGCGTGCACCAGTTCGATCAGGAGGCGCTGAAGGACTACTTTCCGCTGCCGAAGGTGCTCGGCGGCCTGTTCCAGCTGGCCGAGCACCTGTTTGGGGTGCGCATCGAGGAGCGGGTGGGCGTGGACGTGTGGCACGAGGACGTCCGATTCTACGACATCTACGAAGCGCGCGGTGGCGGCGGAACGAAGGAACCGATCGCGGGCTTCTATACCGATTTCTACTCGCGCGAGGACGAGAAGACGGCCGTGCCGGAGAATACCGGCTGGATGGTGGGCATCGTCAACCGGAGCGTGGCGCTCGATGCACCCCCGCTCGCCGCCCTGATTGGCAACTTCCCGGCGCCACTCTACGGTAAACCGTCGCTGCTCACCCTCGACGACGTGCAGATGCTGTTCAAGCAGTTTGGGCGCGGGCTGCAGCATCTGCTCACCACCTGCCAGTACAGCGACGTGGCGGGCCTCTCCAACATCGAGTGGGACGCGGTCGAGGTGTGCGGGCACGTGTTCACGCACTTCCTCCACGACGGCGCCACGCTGCGCTCCATCTCGTCGCACTACACCAACGACGACCCGCTGCCGGAGGCGTGCGTCGAGGCGATCCAGCGGCGCCGGACGCACCTGGCCGGCTACCGGCTGTGCCGCGAGCTGTACCACGCCAACCTCGACCTGCAGCTGCACCTCACCAGCGACTACTGGCTGGACGTGATGCGCTCGCTCTATCCGGCCTACCATCAGTTCCCGCTCGACCGCAAGGATGCGCACGCGTGCTCGCTCCTACCGATCGTGTCCGGCGACTGGGGTGCCGCCTACTACGGCCACGTCTGGTCGCGCATGATCGCCGCCGACGTGTACAGTGCGTTCGCCGAGGCGAAGGAACCGGCCGCCCGGCAGGAGGTGGGCCTCCGGTTCCGCGATACCTTCCTCTCGCTCGGCGGCGGCTGCCATCCGGGCGAGGTGTTCCGCCGGTTTCGGGGCCGCGATCCCTCGCCGACGGCGCTTCTGCAAACGCTCAGCATTTACAAACAACAGCCACACGGCGGTTCGGGTGCGGGCCCGTCCTCCGTCGGTACCTCCGCCGGCTCCAAACCCGAACCCTAG